In Crassostrea angulata isolate pt1a10 chromosome 6, ASM2561291v2, whole genome shotgun sequence, a genomic segment contains:
- the LOC128190414 gene encoding phosphatidylinositol-3-phosphatase SAC1-like has translation MAVHESFHLHVTTDKFYIQPVDSGIDELLVIDRVSQEISLQANKGQLPESSVTKIIYGIFGMIRLIAGPYLIVITKREKIGDIDGRTVWKVVSTEVLSFKRTLLHLTEQQNAHNKTYLSMLDNALKMESYYYSTNYDLTHSFQRLYNTSPDFHSMSLLERADPRFTWNGHLLRELSQQSELGRYCLPIVHGFIECQSCTINNKSFDYILVSRRSVYRAGTRFYVRGIDTEGQVANFVETEQIVQYEGNKCSYVQVRGSIPLFWTQRPNLQYKPKFKMNTSSHIEVFKRHFDDLVYNYGDQVLINLINHTGGEGQLEKAFSQSVTNTQNPKIRYEYFDFHHECRKMRWDRLSLLTDRLGEDVKRFGYFAISKDGNVLSQQEGVFRTNCIDCLDRTNVVQGLLARIILETQLTRLGVLEASQRITDMKTFISKFNNIWADNADAVSKQYAGTGALKTDFTRQGKRTKMGLVMDGWNSLIRYFKNNFGDGFRQDAIDLILGNYTVEENEGISRPSPLQAERDWKFYAVPVIFVIAMGMCLISILLPDESWSEQFMYILFWGTASVVSLAVIYIYGSEFVDQPKLVHTHARVNGAVMYDTPKTA, from the exons ATGGCGGTTCACGAATCGTTCCATCT TCATGTAACAACAGACAAGTTTTATATCCAGCCTGTAGATTCTGGGATTGATGAACTGTTAGTCATTGATAGAGTGTCACAAGAAATCAGCCTCCAAG CAAACAAAGGACAGTTGCCCGAGTCCAGTGTAACCAAGATTATCTATGGAATATTTGGAATGATCAGGCTCATAGCAG GTCCATACCTAATTGTTATCACAAAGAGGGAGAAGATTGGTGATATTGATGGTCGTACTGTTTGGAAAGTTGTCAGCACAGAAGTCTTGTCGTTCAAAAGGACCCTGCTACATCTTACAGAGCAACAG AATGCTCACAATAAAACCTATCTAAGCATGCTTGACAATGCCCTGAAGATGGAGAGTTACTACTACAGCACTAACTATGATCTGACCCACAGCTTCCAGAGACTTTACAACACCAGTCCCGACTTCCACTCAATGTCACTCCTAGAGAGG gCAGATCCTAGATTTACCTGGAATGGACACCTGTTGAGGGAACTCTCCCAGCAGTCAGAGCTTGGTCGGTATTGTCTGCCCATTGTACATGGAT TCATAGAATGTCAGTCGTGTACAATCAACAACAAGAGCTTTGACTACATCCTGGTTTCCCGGCGCTCCGTGTACCGGGCTGGTACCAGGTTCTATGTCCGAGGCATCGACACTGAGGGACAGGTGGCCAACTTTGTGGAAACAGAACAGATTGTGCAGTACGAGGGCAATAAGTGCTCCTATGTTCAG GTCAGAGGCTCCATTCCCCTGTTCTGGACTCAGAGACCCAATCTACAATACAAGCCTAAGTTTAAAATGAACACATCTAGTCAT ATAGAGGTCTTTAAAAGACATTTTGATGATTTAGTGTACAATTATGGTGATCAAGTGTTAATTAATTTG ATTAACCATACAGGTGGAGAAGGGCAGCTAGAAAAGGCATTTTCTCAATCAGTGACCAACACACAAAATCCGAAAATTAG ATATGAATATTTTGACTTCCACCATGAGTGTCGAAAAATGAGATGGGATCGGCTATCATTGCTGACAGATAGACTTGGAGAGGATGTCAAGAGATTTGG atattttgccATATCAAAGGATGGGAATGTTCTAAGTCAGCAAGAAGGGGTGTTCAGAACAAACTGTATAGATTGTTTGGACCGTACCAATGTTGTGCAGGGGTTACTTGCCAGGATCATCCTAGAAACACAGCTAACT CGTCTGGGTGTGTTAGAAGCAAGTCAAAGAATAACAGACATGAAAACCTTCATATCTAAGTTCAATAACA TCTGGGCAGACAATGCGGATGCAGTGTCCAAGCAATATGCAGGAACAGGTGCTCTTAAAACAGATTTCACCCG gcAGGGAAAACGCACCAAGATGGGGCTTGTCATGGATGGTTGGAACTCGCTGATTAGatattttaagaataattttgggGATGGGTTCCGACAG GATGCTATTGATTTGATCTTGGGTAACTACACCGTGGAAGAAAATGAAGGAATTTCCAGGCCCTCTCCTCTGCAGGCAGAAAGAGATTGGAAGTTTTATGCA GTACCTGTGATATTTGTTATTGCCATGGGGATGTGCTTAATCAGCATATTGTTGCCAGATG AGTCGTGGAGTGAACAGTTCATGTACATTTTATTCTGGGGCACTGCCAGCGTTGTGTCTCTAGCAGTGATCTACATCTATGGGAGTGAATTTGTGGACCAACCCAAACTTGTCCATACCCATGCCAGGGTTAATGGTGCTGTCATGTATGACACCCCCAAAACAGCCTGA
- the LOC128186875 gene encoding uncharacterized protein LOC128186875 produces the protein MLLMYFDWMICFIDIRDEIKRILLYIVNFLLLRPLSFGNPDEEGNSDGSTSSTVSIACGFAIILIMIVYSLVAVENSTVSSLRETLAPAVVAGTVALALVLILFVVCRSNNALRRRQQLKNKCVELEIKFLWFVGLGVLLFSGKNLAIKFECIKESSVLNEIASIMSSLLKIVFMLTQLSLITYLRNSQLLGGLLVNYLTGGLLLANTSVWIFFIAREISYIYTFRNDTSPESNSSTWEDCFWHSETQKTFQKFNSFFLSVSMLFFLLSSMFLVRLWPSIQTTSQIRNRYTVNEEDELSTESIPQQENTSCRGNQIRRIVRIVSFTVGLLMGCPFFTMALLMRYVPDDVGTVKVYWNMLSIFCLIVMILIILAGIQNLNLGCIERIPFDTWDVVFMFGMAGYVVIFIIGGASVFVCQVEGSSTIFTKNALGLIVTYYHSVYIIVARRTPQSEFRESTTNLSIHIILFCLFLGRWTLQTFLLSFNGIYILKEGEDCLFRSQEYWRMTQYFLIPLNAFYDFQSFVFYYGKIW, from the coding sequence atgctattaatgtattttgactggatgatttgttttatagatataagagatgaaataaagaggaTACTTTTATACATCGTCAACTTTTTATTGCTGAGACCTCTCAGTTTTGGTAACCCTGATGAAGAAGGAAATTCAGATGGAAGTACGTCCTCGACAGTCTCCATCGCCTGTGGTTTTGCAATTATACTTATCATGATTGTATATTCGTTAGTTGCAGTGGAGAACTCTACCGTCTCTTCTTTACGAGAAACTCTAGCACCAGCAGTGGTTGCGGGAACAGTTGCTTTAGCCCTCGTTTTGATCCTCTTCGTCGTCTGTCGGTCAAATAATGCCTTAAGACGTCGGcaacaattaaaaaacaaatgcgTCGAACTAGAGATCAAGTTTTTGTGGTTTGTTGGGTTAGGGGTGCTTTTGTTCTCCGGAAAAAATTTGGCCATTAAATTTGAGTGCATAAAAGAAAGTTCAGTCCTTAATGAGATTGCAAGCATAATGTCATCACTTCTGAAGATAGTGTTCATGTTGACCCAATTGAGTCTGATTACGTATTTAAGAAATTCTCAACTTCTTGGTGGATTGTTAGTCAATTACTTAACTGGAGGATTGCTTTTAGCAAACACTAGTGTATGGATCTTTTTCATAGCGAGGGAAATAAGTTATATTTATACTTTTCGGAATGATACATCACCAGAATCCAATTCATCAACATGGGAAGATTGCTTCTGGCATTCAGAAACGCAAAAAACATTCCAAAAATTTAATTCGTTTTTTCTCAGTGTTAGCATGCTGTTCTTTTTGTTATCATCAATGTTTCTTGTTCGTCTGTGGCCCTCAATACAGACTACATCACAAATAAGAAACCGCTACACAGTCAATGAAGAAGACGAATTGTCAACTGAAAGTATTCCACAACAAGAGAACACAAGTTGTCGAGGTAACCAAATCCGTAGGATAGTTCGAATTGTATCCTTTACCGTCGGGCTTCTGATGGGATGTCCGTTCTTTACAATGGCTCTTCTAATGAGATACGTGCCTGATGATGTCGGTACCGTTAAAGTTTACTGGAATATGTTGAGTATTTTTTGCCTCATTGTTATGATACTCATCATCCTTGCTGGAATCCAAAACTTGAATTTAGGTTGTATCGAAAGAATCCCTTTTGACACATGGGACGTAGTTTTCATGTTTGGAATGGCGGGGTATGttgttatattcataattggAGGTGCTTCGGTCTTCGTTTGTCAAGTGGAGGGATCAAGtacaattttcaccaaaaacgCCTTAGGGTTAATCGTGACATATTATCACTCTGTCTATATTATAGTTGCTCGACGCACGCCACAGTCCGAGTTTAGAGAATCGACAACAAACCTCTCCATTCACATTattctgttttgtttatttcttggaCGTTGGACTCTGCAAACCTTCCTCCTTAGTTTTAATGGAATATACATACTGAAGGAAGGCGAAGATTGTTTGTTTCGCTCCCAAGAATATTGGCGCATGACGCAGTATTTCCTCATACCTTTGAATGCGTTTTACGATTTCCaatcatttgtattttattatggTAAAATATGGTAA
- the LOC128187584 gene encoding mpv17-like protein: protein MTLLQTMATYATLWTIADLIEQKFICKKERLDRQKSLRMFTVGTFVMAPMVFSWMFLVERTFPGRTFKTVAKKMIAGQAVFAPFAISTFYFTTCMLEKKSLQQFKEEWLQKFPVTYKTGVSFWPIVQSINFSLVPYKHRTKVMGCASFVWSMFLCYEKESSKSSKNW from the exons ATGACTCTTTTACAAACAATGGCAACTTATGCCACCTTGTGGACAATTGCTGACCTAATTGAACAGAAATTTATCTGTAAGAAAGAGCGACTGGACCGCCAGAAGTCTCTGAGGATGTTCACGGTCGGAACATTTGTCATGGCACCAATGGTGTTTTCCTGGATGTTCCTTGTGGAACGGACGTTTCCAGGAAGGACCTTTAAAACTGTGGCAAAGAAAATGATAGCAGGGCAGGCTGTGTTTGCCCCCTTTGCaatatcaactttttatttca CAACATGTATGCTCGAGAAAAAATCTCTGCAGCAGTTTAAAGAAGAATGGTTACAAAAATTTCCAGTCACATACAAG actgggGTATCGTTCTGGCCAATTGTTCAAAGTATCAATTTCTCACTAGTTCCATACAAACACCGGACCAAAGTGATGGGCTGCGCTTCCTTTGTGTGGTCCATGTTTCTCTGTTATGAGAAAGAATCTTCCAAG TCATCCAAGAACTGGTAA
- the LOC128190566 gene encoding uncharacterized protein LOC128190566, which translates to MPVSLSAMTDKIRRRISYVINFVLLGPLRFGNLTDAETSDGSTSSTVSFACGFAILLITIIYLSSPVADDFLNTDSIWELLVSLMVTGTLATVVLLIGIVFGRSYDVVRRQLKDKCVELEIKFLWFSGIGVLFRTGINLAIEFECVNISSGFREISKIISSFLKIMFMLVQMIFITYLRNKRLIGGLFINFLIGGLFLVNTCIWVNFITVKIFYIYAFQNASSSVLAKNLSTWDNCYWHSETHKISQRLSSFLLTVSTLFFLLSTMFLVRLWPSIQSTTQMRNRCVVNEDVSINSDGRSNTADQLIKYRRKVRIVSSLVGFLMNSPFFTMAILMRWVYFDDIVPVKVVWDVFVILCLPILILIILAGIQNLNLSCLKKIPFSTWDVILMLCMAGNVVLNILGITSIFVCHVDRSVTIFIKNVLGLVLTYYHTVYIIVAQRTPLSVFRESTLNLSIHVILFCSFLGRWTLQTFLLTSQGMYILKEGEKCLFPDEESWRTMQYFLIPLNAFYDFQSFVFYYGKIWF; encoded by the exons aTGCCAGTTTCTTTATCAG CAATGACAGATAAAATAAGGAGAAGAATATCATACGTCATCAACTTTGTGTTGCTTGGGCCACTAAGATTTGGAAATCTTACTGATGCTGAAACGTCGGACGGAAGTACGTCATCAACCGTTTCATTTGCCTGTGGTTTCGCAATTTTACTTATCACCATTATATATTTGTCTTCTCCTGTTGCTGATGACTTTTTAAACACCGACTCTATTTGGGAACTTTTGGTGTCATTGATGGTCACAGGAACCCTTGCAACGGTTGTTCTTCTGATTGGCATCGTATTTGGTCGTTCATATGACGTCGTACGACGACAGTTGAAAGACAAGTGTGTCGAACTAGAGATAaaatttttgtggttttctgGGATAGGGGTACTTTTCCGTACTGGGATAAATTTGGCGATTGAATTTGAGTGCGTAAACATTTCTTCAGGCTTTCGCGAGATTTCGAAAATAATATCTTCGTTCTTGAAGATAATGTTCATGTTAGTCCAGATGATTTTCATTACGTATTTAAGGAATAAGCGTTTAATAGGAGGGTTATTCATCAACTTCTTAATTGGAGGACTGTTTCTGGTTAACACTTGTATATGGGTCAATTTTATaacagtaaaaatattttatatttatgctTTTCAAAACGCTTCATCTTCCGTGCTAGCTAAAAATTTATCAACATGGGATAATTGCTACTGGCATTCCGAGACGCACAAAATATCCCAAAGGCTTAGTTCTTTTCTTCTCACTGTTAGCACCTTGTTCTTTTTGTTATCGACTATGTTTCTCGTTCGTTTGTGGCCCTCCATTCAAAGCACAACACAAATGAGAAACCGATGTGTTGTTAATGAAGACGTGTCGATAAACAGCGATGGAAGATCTAACACTGCAGACCAACTTATTAAGTATCGGAGGAAAGTCCGTATCGTTTCCTCTCTTGTTGGATTCCTAATGAATAGTCCGTTTTTTACGATGGCTATCTTAATGAGGTGGGTGTACTTTGATGATATCGTTCCCGTAAAGGTAGTCTGGGACGTGTTTGTTATTCTTTGCCTGCCTATATTAATACTCATCATCCTTGCTGgaatacaaaacttaaatttgagttgtcttaaaaaaataccattttCCACGTGGGACGTGATTCTGATGTTGTGCATGGCGGGTAATGTAGTTTTAAACATTCTTGGAATCACTTCAATCTTCGTTTGTCACGTTGATCGGTCAGTCACAATTTTCATCAAGAACGTGTTGGGCTTAGTCTTGACATATTATCACACTGTGTACATCATTGTTGCTCAACGTACCCCCCTGTCCGTGTTTAGAGAATCGACATTAAATCTCTCCATCCATGTTATTCTGTTCTGTTCATTTCTGGGACGCTGGACACTGCAAACCTTCCTCCTAACTTCTCAAGGAATGTACATTCTGAAGGAGGGAGAAAAATGCTTGTTTCCTGATGAAGAATCCTGGCGTACGATGCAGTATTTTTTGATACCTTTGAATGCTTTTTATGATTTCCAatcttttgtattttattacggtaaaatatggttttaa